The Blastomonas sp. SL216 DNA window GCTGGAAATCTGCCTGGTGATCGGCGGCGGCAATATCTTCCGCGGCATGGCGGGCGCCGCCAAGGGCATGGACCGCGCCCAGGCCGATTATATGGGCATGCTCGCCACCGTGATGAACGCGCTGGCGATGCAGAGCGCGCTCGAGCAGCTTGGTGTCCCCACCCGCGTCCAGTCCGCGATCGAGATGGACAAGGTGTGCGAACCGGTGATCCGCAGGCGGGCCCAGCGGCACCTGGAAAAGGGCCGCGTGGTGATCTTTGCAGCTGGCGTCGGCGCACCTTATTTCACCACCGATTCCGGCGCGGCCCTTCGCGCGGCTGAAATGAAGTGCGATGCGCTGCTCAAGGGCACCAGCGTCGACGGCGTGTACAATGCCGACCCCAAGCTGGATCCGAACGCTGTGCGTTACGAAACATTGAGTTATGACCGGGTGTTGCAAGACAATCTGAAGGTCATGGACGCCAGCGCCGTGGCGCTCTGCCGCGACAATTCCATTCCCATCGTGGTGTTTTCGATCCGCGAACAGGGCAATCTCGCCCGTGTTCTCAGCGGCGAAGGCACGGCGACAACCGTACATCAGAAGGATTGAACCTGTGGCACAGTTTGACAAGAAGGACCTCGAGCGCCGGATGAATGGCGCGGTCGAATCGCTGAAGGGGGATCTTTCCGGCCTGCGCACTGGCCGCGCCAACACCACCCTGCTC harbors:
- the pyrH gene encoding UMP kinase; its protein translation is MTIAPYRRILLKLSGEALMGDGQYGIDPATVARMAGEVKAAKETGLEICLVIGGGNIFRGMAGAAKGMDRAQADYMGMLATVMNALAMQSALEQLGVPTRVQSAIEMDKVCEPVIRRRAQRHLEKGRVVIFAAGVGAPYFTTDSGAALRAAEMKCDALLKGTSVDGVYNADPKLDPNAVRYETLSYDRVLQDNLKVMDASAVALCRDNSIPIVVFSIREQGNLARVLSGEGTATTVHQKD